One stretch of Hevea brasiliensis isolate MT/VB/25A 57/8 chromosome 12, ASM3005281v1, whole genome shotgun sequence DNA includes these proteins:
- the LOC110643437 gene encoding ethylene-responsive transcription factor ERF020-like, whose protein sequence is MSAASATHLHHQQSSSTGEADRSKYKGVRQRKWGKWVSEIRVPGTHDRLWLGTYSTPEAAAVAYDLASYCLKGQQSSSMNHRLNFPLMLPACVRADMSPKSIQKAASDAGMAIDAHMILNRTCSPGNESKGNESGGGDSCAILSSLETEINWEDDVCCCGSCEETQTRDSGESLSISVEDYL, encoded by the coding sequence ATGAGTGCTGCAAGTGCAACTCACCTACATCATCAACAAAGTTCCAGTACAGGTGAAGCTGATCGGAGCAAATACAAGGGAGTTCGCCAGCGAAAATGGGGGAAATGGGTGTCGGAAATTAGGGTTCCTGGTACCCATGACCGGCTCTGGTTAGGTACCTACTCTACGCCGGAAGCAGCAGCGGTGGCTTATGATTTAGCTTCTTATTGTTTAAAGGGACAACAGTCGTCTTCAATGAATCATCGTCTAAACTTTCCTCTAATGTTGCCTGCATGTGTAAGAGCCGACATGTCACCCAAGTCCATACAGAAAGCAGCTTCCGATGCTGGTATGGCGATTGATGCCCATATGATACTAAATAGGACTTGTTCACCTGGTAATGAATCTAAGGGAAATGAAAGTGGCGGTGGTGATAGTTGTGCAATTCTTAGCTCATTGGAGACAGAGATAAACTGGGAAGACGACGTGTGTTGCTGTGGGAGTTGTGAGGAAACTCAAACCAGAGATAGTGGAGAGAGTTTAAGCATCTCTGTTGAAGATTATTTATAG
- the LOC110640336 gene encoding 11-beta-hydroxysteroid dehydrogenase B, which produces MMMMDFINSVLNWVVPPASLVTLACSWPALCFITTCEWLYNSFFSENMEDKVVIITGASSGIGEQIAYEYAKRGANLALIARRENRLRGIAEKSRHIGAKHVMIMAADVVKEDECRRFVNETVNFFGRVDHLVNTATLGHTFYVEEVVDTSVFPHLLDINFLGNVYPTFVALPYLHQTNGRIIVNAAVESWLPLPRMSLYAAAKAALVNFYETLRFELNAEVGITIATHGWIGSEMSRGKFKVEEGAEMQWIEEREVQATSGLVEDYAKLIVAGACRGDQYVKFPSWYDIFLLYRVFAPGVLNWTFRLLLATHSGRRTSVVGTGRTMPEDSPPRKFLTGSNSFAQHGPMHMQKLE; this is translated from the exons ATGATGATGATGGATTTTATAAACTCAGTGTTGAATTGGGTGGTGCCTCCTGCAAGCTTGGTGACGCTGGCTTGTTCATGGCCTGCTTTGTGCTTTATCACTACTTGTGAATGGCTTTACAATTCTTTCTTTAGTGAGAATATGGAAGATAAAGTTGTTATTATCACTGGTGCTTCTTCTGGCATTGGAGAG CAAATTGCCTATGAATATGCAAAAAGGGGAGCAAATCTTGCATTGATTGCACGGAGAGAAAACCGACTCCGAGGGATTGCTGAGAAATCAAGACATATAGGTGCAAAGCATGTCATGATTATGGCTGCAGATGTCGTCAAGGAAGATGAGTGTAGGAGATTTGTGAATGAGACCGTAAACTTCTTTGGACGTG TGGATCATTTAGTCAACACGGCAACTCTAGGACATACGTTCTATGTGGAAGAAGTTGTGGACACATCTGTGTTTCCCCATTTGCTG GACATAAATTTTTTGGGAAATGTTTATCCAACTTTTGTTGCTCTTCCTTACCTTCATCAGACTAATGGACGAATCATTGTTAATGCTGCAGTTGAGAGCTGGTTACCTCTGCCAAGAATGAGCTTATATGCT GCTGCAAAAGCAGCATTGGTTAACTTTTACGAGACGCTAAGATTTGAATTGAATGCTGAAGTTGGAATAACAATCGCAACACATGGTtggattggaagtgaaatgagcaGAGGCAAGTTCAAGGTAGAGGAGGGCGCAGAGATGCAATGGATTGAAGAAAGAGAA GTTCAAGCAACCAGTGGCCTGGTAGAAGACTATGCAAAGTTGATTGTAGCCGGAGCCTGCCGAGGAGATCAGTATGTGAAGTTCCCCAGCTGGTACGATATATTCCTACTGTATAGGGTTTTTGCACCAGGTGTTCTCAACTGGACATTCCGGTTGCTGCTGGCGACACACAGTGGAAGAAGAACTTCTGTGGTCGGCACCGGGAGAACTATGCCAGAAGACAGCCCTCCTAGGAAATTTCTTACTGGTTCTAATTCCTTCGCCCAACATGGTCCAATGCATATGCAGAAACTGGAATGA